The nucleotide window ATTCTCACCACATGTAGATACATAAGGGGATGATGATCAAATCTGTCGATGCCTAACCTCCCCCCATTGCTGTCATCGTCCTCATCACTGGCTTCGTATGTAGCTTCGAATTCCTCATCGCTATTATTGTTCATTTTCTCGTACGCTGTAGCTCTGTCATCTTCCACATCTGGGTCATGTTGAATTTCATCTGCAGGTAtatgttcaaactcaacatacaactTAATTCTTGGGTGTTGCACCTAATTTTGCTGGTGAATATGAAACATCTATTGAAACTTGTTTCGTCAACGATCGATATAATTTCAAACTGTATTAGGCCGCCAAATACGACAACTGGACTCTTGTAGAGAATATTGCTCactctttttaaaatatcactTTCTATGCTCTAATAGAGACCGTACTGTAGTTTCGCGAACGTTATAGTGCATGGAACCACAAACGAAAATGTATTCTCACACGCAAAACTCATTCATTCATATGTATTTCGTATAATCTCACCGTTGTGGTAAACTACTATATTTGTAGTGCCCTCCATCACACAACAATGCACTAAAACACCTCTCTTGCAATGAAATAAAATGGCAAcgaattttgatttttataggCAACAACTCACTTCGTAGGTTACGTGTTAGAATGTCATCCAACCAACATTTGACACGTGTGCAACACTGATGGTGCGTGTGGCTTCTAATCAGGACGTGTCCATCACGCTACATGCTTGCTAAGTCAGCACAATACTTACATGTTGGCCATGCTATATCTGCAACTCCACCCACTTTTATATACACTAAAAAACCATTTCCAACAAAAACtcgttttttttcatattaaaattttttagcctTGTTAATACATATATGTAaaactatataatataaatacaaatcaTGCTAATTTATATGTATACAGTGGCGGAACTTGAAGCAAAATTTTGAGGGACTAGatagaaaataattattaagATGCTTTTGATGTGGACCCCATTTAAGATAAGTTCGTCTAACCTCATGTCTCTGATTTGggtgatattgccaaatttgAAGCCGTTTTCCAGGGTCTCGTTCCAAAGAATTAAGATCAAACTTATCAGATGCaactctttaaatttttgaaggtTATATCTCACTTTTTTCATGATTCATTAATGTAGAAGAACTATCTACAGATATTAATATTGTAAATGTTATATGTTCTCCTTCTTGAATATTAGCATTCCTCTTAAAAAATGTatcaattctttgatttttttatgattattttatataaaaatttgaatatatatcctataaaatatgtaaaaaagaagttagaaggataaatattgaaatttataatatttattagatttttttattaatttatacaaatacaataatatcaatatttattgaatattttaatattttttattatataaaaaattaaattaaataactagTAAAATNataaaaaatacctaattttttatatttgaactcaaGGTAAAATGAGTATTGCTTATTGAATAAAGAGCTGCAAAATGCGAATACACTCAGTTCATTCCAAATTTAACATGTTTTAaatgtttaaaactaaaaactattgtgcaataaaaataagagatgaagattgaattttaatattttaaatcatagTAAAATATTTGAGTCAATTGaactatcttttattttttaaaaaatattactaatttttttaataaaagtttgaaaGACCATGGCCCCTTGTCTAAATTAAGCTTCGCCCCTTAATGTATACATGTACTTCCAGAATCTAACAATATGTCAAAACTTGGTGTCTTATTAATTGATAGCGAAAAATTATTGGCTTTTAGACTTTGGGATTTTTTAGAAGATTTCAGCTATTTTGTCGTTGGctacaataatataatataaacaaattagatatttttatacTTAAGTAGCAAGTGGTCCATCAGTCAGCATCATGCACATCAGAGGAAAAATATTCGCCATCATAAATTCATAATAGTTATGAATATAATGATACTACCCTTGAGAATTTAATGGGACAGCCACACTTCCCTTGTTCACTGTGGAGGACCACATGCCTTGAATAACGGCTCCCCCATCATTTTCCAATGAGGTAGTCCTCCAACTCCAAGCACTTGACTGTAAAAAACAATGTTGGTCATAAGATATATGACCTTGTCCTTGTGTATTGTGGATCCTTGGATGTAACAATTAATTTTGAAGAGACAAATTATATGATCAATTGCCatgattgcatcaaatataaTTCAATTGGATCTGATATTATACAGTATCATTTCCAAATCACTTGAcaaaagaaagggaagaagagaaaaaggctGGTTTGCTGTTCTTATAAGATTATATCACATATTACCAATCATTTATAATCTAAAGGGGGATTCTGAATCAGCACAGAGAAATGACATTCAAAGCCCACCtccttcagaggaagaataggaATCCACCCTTCAGGGATATTAGGGCTCATCTAGCTGGTCCTGCAAGAAGTTACACATATAGTTCAGAACTAAGATTTTGATGAATGGACACACATGTGCAAAAGTTAGGATAAGGTGATTATTCAAAATGATGATTTTGACAGATGAATATATTCTGTGATACGGGGTGGGGGAGGCTCTGCAATCACATTTACCTGGACGTCAGAAGTCCAAAGGGTAAGGTTGTCTCTTAAAAGCTGCATTATAAGCGTGCTGTCTTTGTAGGATTCTTCTCCCAAGGTATCCAGCTCAGCAATTGCTTCCTCAAAAGCCTATGAAATACAATGAAAATCAATATGGTTCatgaattttagaatcaataAGACTTTGTTCCGTTGCAGTTGCAGTACTGAGTAGAACAAAAGACAAGCATAGGGGACTCATAACCAGATTCTATACAACTGCCGGGCCACGCCGAGCCAGCCCATCTAATTCACGCCAAAGGCGGGCCAGGGGCAACCAcatctcttttttgttttacttttttctttttcaaatataaaagccaaagaaaaaACCCAAGTTACCAACCAAAAGTTTCCTATTCGAGCAGGCAGCCACAAACTCATCCTCTCTAAACTCTCTATTCTACTCTTGCTAGACTCTCGGTCCTAGCTAGTACCACTACTAGCCAGCACCACCTAGCTGTCTTAGTCTTCAGCTCCTCTCCAGCGACTATTCCCTCCCAAAACTTTCACAGAAGCTCAGCTCTTCTACAGTGGCAAACCCCTTTCAAGCAGTCACTGCTTCGGCGAGCAGCGCCACCAGCCTCTGCTTCACCTGCTTCAAAATGGCGTGACTCCTCTAGCTAGCAGCCTCAGTTGTTGCTGGCGCAAATCCCTCCCCAGCCCTTTGCTTCAGCTCCCCTTTTTGCATCAAAGCCCTCCAGCAGTCTCTATTtcttatgaattttatttttcatcttaaTTAAGCTAGTAAAAGcaattgaaaaggaaaaatgGAAATTTCATCTTCTTTTGGCAGGTGAGTTGGTACTTTCAAACCATTTAGCCTGGCGGGCTTTGGCAAGCCAGACATGCCTTCTTGCCACCCCTAAATACAATAATTATAGATGAGCATTAACATTATTAATCTATTTCATGACCAAAAGAACATTCCTCACAACCTAAAGCGAAAGTGTTTTTTCAACTCTCTACTGTGTCCAAAAGTTTAGAAGGAGGAAAATGCTCTGTAGTATAAAGCTAGACAAGTATGATCTCGAAACAGTTATCACTAAAACAATTTTACTTTACACCACCCACTATTGGTGATAGCAATTCGTTAAAGATTTGTACAAAAAACTGTTTCTAACTCTGTATTACTCAGCCATGCATGAAGAGCTATTCAGCAATCTTGAAATAACAGTAAGAATGCAGACAAAGTAGCATAACTCTCACCGCACATGAACAAGAAGGTTTCAACTCTTCTGGCTTGATGTGGGCAAAAGAGGTCCGTAATAAGTAATAACTGCCTAATGCAGTTGTAACAGCCACCTCAGGATGCAAATCGCAGTTACAAGCACTGAATACTAGTGCTATGTAATTCATTGTTCATGGAGCTCGACCAGTACCATAGACAAGAAATATAGACAATACTGCCAACCTTTTCATTATTTCCCGTCAGCACGGATTAACCGTTTTACAAATGTGAATCTCCAATAAATTTATCACGTTAAGAGAAAACAGATTGCTAAAGCAAACCGaaacaagaaaaattcacaaaaaagTTTCCAGATTCCACCCAAGTCAAAAAGAACCAATGCCTGTTGGTCAAAATCCAATCAAGTCAATGATTCATTCTAAGCGATAAGAACAGAACACACACTTGAGTAAAGCATTGTGGAATAGAATGTATCCTAAGAAGTAAGAACAGGATAACTGCTTTGACCAAACAAGAAAAAGGTCACAGATACATAAGTTGCAATCTGTTGACCTGAATCTGAATCTGAATCTTTCAAGTTTCAAGCCCACAAACACAGATATATCATGTAGAATCCAAGTAATCAAATAGATAACATCAACATATATTCACTCCACAATACATCAAACAACCAAAAAATcagattaaatatttttcaaatccaTACCTGTTTAGCCATGCCGCATGCTTTATCAGACTGGTTGAGGATTTCATAGTAGAAAACAGAGTAGTTGAGAGCCAGACCCAATCTTATAGGATGAGTAGGTGGAAGATCCGCATAAGCAATGTccttgatttttaaaataataaacaaaaacatcaattcaattcaatcccCAATCCAAACAAACCCTAACTTAAATCCTCCCTGCCTCCAtccaataatgataataataatgattaatCAGTACATCAAAATGATGACGAGACACATTCACCAATTTGCTGACTCCGATAGTTAGTAACTAGCTAACAAACCTGAGCGGCCTTGTAAGAGAGCATGGTGTCCTCAGCGGCGGCTTTGCGTTCATCGGCGGTCTTGAACTCGGCGAGGTAACGGTGGTAATCACCTTTCATCTTGAGGTAGAAGACCTTGGACTCGCCGGCGGAGGCGGAGGGGATGAGATTGGAGTCGAGAAGCGAGAGGATGCTGGCGCAGACGTTGGAAAGCTCAGTCTCCACCTTGGATCTGTAGTCTCTGACGAGAGGCACGTGGTCGTCGTTCTTGCGACCTTCCTCCTTCTGCTCGATTGAGGAAACGATGCGCCACGCGGCACGCAGGGAGCCGATGACGTTCTTGTATGCGACGGAGAGGAGGTTGCGCTCTTCGACAGAGAGCTCGGCGGCGGGGGTGGAAGAGAGGACTAGCTTCTGCATGAACTGGACCATCTCTTCGTAGCGTTCTGCTTGCTCAGCTAGCTTGGCTAGGTACACGTATTGTTCCCTGGTTAGATTCTCCGGCACCGTGGAcgccatttcttttcttcttcctccctctctgtctctctcttaATCAATCTGagattgtttctttctttctttcctttctgaTGTTCTGTgtgtggagagagagagagagagagagagagagagagagagagagggagagagagagtgagtgagTGTGTTGAGTGTTGTGTGTGTGAGCTGATTGTGTGTGAagtgctttttttctttttatgtggATTTAGAAAAGTGATGCGTAGGATTGAGCTGGCTTAGCGACCGTTCATGAGTTTGAGAGATAGCATTatacacaattttttatttactaatttttggTTCATCTTCTC belongs to Arachis duranensis cultivar V14167 chromosome 8, aradu.V14167.gnm2.J7QH, whole genome shotgun sequence and includes:
- the LOC107460931 gene encoding 14-3-3-like protein B, with translation MASTVPENLTREQYVYLAKLAEQAERYEEMVQFMQKLVLSSTPAAELSVEERNLLSVAYKNVIGSLRAAWRIVSSIEQKEEGRKNDDHVPLVRDYRSKVETELSNVCASILSLLDSNLIPSASAGESKVFYLKMKGDYHRYLAEFKTADERKAAAEDTMLSYKAAQDIAYADLPPTHPIRLGLALNYSVFYYEILNQSDKACGMAKQAFEEAIAELDTLGEESYKDSTLIMQLLRDNLTLWTSDVQDQLDEP